Within the Oncorhynchus masou masou isolate Uvic2021 chromosome 1, UVic_Omas_1.1, whole genome shotgun sequence genome, the region aagtttatattagactctttactcagtactttggtgAAGCACCTTTGACATTGATTACAGTtccgagtcttcttgagtatgatgataccagcttggcacacctgtatttgggaagtttctcccattattctctacagatcctctcaagctctgtaagattggatggggagcatcgctgcacagctattttcaggtctctccagagatgttcaatcgggttcaagtctgggctctgcctgggcctctcaaggacattcatagacttgtcccaaagccactcctgcattgtcttggctatgtccttagggtcgttgtcctcttggaaagtgaaccttcgcccaagtctgaggtcctgagaactcgggagaaggttttcatcaatggatctctctgtactatttctctgttcatctttccctcgatcctgactagtctcccagtccctactgttgaaaaacattcccacagcacgATACTGTCACCACGATGCTTCACCCTaggcatggtgccaggttttctccagatgggatgcttgacattcaggccaaagagatcaatcttggtttcatcagaccagagaatcttgagaGACCTTaccgtgccttttggcaaacaacaatcgggctgtcatgtgccttttactgaggagtggcttccatctggccactctaccataaatgcctgattgatggactgctgcagagataattgtccttctggaaggttctcgcatctccacagaggaactctggaccaaggcccttctcccctgttttctctgtttggccaggcggccaggcgagcactcaggcgagcaaaacctctgAGACTTCCtcagatattgtgcaccagctgttgtttacaaatatacatagaccgaccccccccttgtcttaccagatgatGATGTTGTTTTATCCTGCTGATACAGCGTATAACCTAACCAGCCAGTGttgataatgtcgtcgttcagccacgactccgtgaagcataagatgttaccgtttttaatgtcccgttggtagtttaatcttcctcgtaggtcgtcgattttattttccaatgattgcatgttagctaGTAGAACGGAAGGCAGTGAGTGTTTATTCGattgcctacgaattctcagaaggcatcCCGATCTCTGTCCTCTTTTTCTgtatcttttcttcacgcaaatgatggggatttgggcctgttcccgggaaagcagtatgtcCTTCACGTCGGGCTCGTCGGACTTGTTAATGGAAAAAAAATCTTCTGCCAGTTCGTGGTGAGttatcgctgttctgatgtccagaagttatttgcggtcataagagatggtagcagcaacatgtACAGAATAAGTACAAAAATAATTTACAGATAATGCAAAAAACGAACAAAAACACATTTGGTTAGGAgcacgtaaaacgtcagccatctcctccggcacATTCTCCGTCCGTTAGTACGTTTGTCACATGAGATATCTTAGACAGCACTAGCCTGATTCTGACTCAACTTGGGTGAATGATGTgtcttgccatagagatccggcatttacaaaattacacgGATTGGCCAGATGGTGGCGCTATAACAAGCGATTTAAAACTATAACTTATAAATGTCATGCCCCTCACCCCATTTTACCTAAAGTCCTGAAATGTGGTACATTGGTCCTTCTACTCACAAGGAACACATTTGCTTCAAAGATCCATAAGGTCCGCCATGATGGATTTTTTTGCCATTTTGAATTTTATGAAAAACACTTAAAATGCTACTCCTCTGGCACTGAATGACTGATCTGCACAAACCTTGATATGTGGCTTAGATGGACAAAGGTCTCTCAATGCAATATTTTCCAGACTACTACCtaaaacaacatgatcattaagCAATAAACATTCACCGGGGCATGGTTATGGTCACAATTTGGAACATATGTTGCAAACACTGTCAAGACTCAACATATGCAAGAACATTCCATCAACCACACGGTGGCGCTATAATGGGCACATGTTCTGTTACTTACAGTATAGCCGACTTTGAATTGTTGTCACTAATTGGTCCAAAGGGGAGGGTTGGGGACAATGTCTACTGTTTTTTCTTACAGTTGCCTTGTTATTtctaactctgcattgttgggaaaagctcgtaagcaagcatttcactgcaaagTCTACACACGCTGTATTCGGTAGCATCTGACAATTCAAATGTGATTTTGATTAaatttttctctgtctcttctctctcttcacatgATGTGTACACATGCACACTACTTGCTGTAGTCCAGGCAGCTCACCTAGGGCTGTTTGATGCAGGTCTGCCTATTTAAAAGCCTACCCTCGGGCTTGTAGGCAATGGCACCTGCTCAGTTCCAGGTGAATTTCAGTTATCAAAACACAGTACTCCCTACCCCACTAAAAACCATGCACACCACTAATTCATTCCATGCTGACAGAAATATAGTAACAGTACATGACTATAATTTATGCAAAGAAAATAATTCAAGCTATAAAGGAGCCCTCTTAGATTCACATGGTACTTTTAAGCCATgttcacattggcagtttgaagtgactcaaatcAATTTTTTTGCAAATCCGATTAGAATCTGTTATTTTTCCTGAAGTCTATACTGCCCTGAAGTCTATACAGCCCACCACCTTCCAAGGTGCTTTGAAGTCAGATACAAATCTGATTCCAGGCCAGGTGATTTGTGTCTGAATGGTaaaatctgatttatttgccCTCAAGTGGTTTATTAACTTTTATTTGGCGTATACTGTTGCTTGCTAGCTACTATGTTGAGAGTTTGACAAGACCATATGGTAGCTAATTATCTTGTTAATTGCTTACAAACAAATTAGTGAATGTTCTAGGaagctaaacagctacctagctagctagttgactgatTTGGCTGGCCAAAAATGACTCATCTTATCCTTTGGTGCTTCAAAGGTGTTCTTTGAGCATTCACAGCAACTGGGAGATGTCTATGGCAGGAATTGTTGTCAtcttagcttgctacataacttCTGAGTGATGGGAAGCACGAGCACCACCACCAATTAGCCAACACCACTGTGCACACTCCTGTCATTACTATGACTAGcatagccatgtcagcaaattACCAATCCTATTTGGTCACTTGTAACGTGATATTTGGACAGTAAGTATTTCAAAACGGATTTGAtaaacaaaactgatttgagcattaaggcctgcagtgtgaacaatTCTTTAGAGAGGCGAGTGGTGTGGATTTCAGGAGTTCTCAAAATCCTTCATTTTCTAATTGGACCAATTTTACACTTTGATGATATGATATTTACATATCAACCAGTGAACAAACAGTAGCTCCAGGTTTTCCAGCAGCAGGTTTGGAGGTGTACACAGTGAGAAGTGGATGTGCTGCCTTTTGTTTACATTTTACAAGACTCTCTTCCAGGTACGCTGGCATCACAGGAACCTGTTGACAGAGCCAATTGGACAAAGGTGCAATGCAAACAGTCCAGGGGAAAAGACCAGGTTGTTCCACAGTTTGAAAAGGGTTAATGTGGCTGAGATGGCAGATAAAGCTTATTGTGAACAACACCAGCCTCAGGTTATAccgccccaccccacccctctcaATAAAGAGCAGCAGATGTAGACAATTACTTCCCCCTGTGACGCAGAGTGAGCTCAGGTCAcggagtgtgtacagtatgtgtgcgtgcgtgcatgtgtttgtgaGGGGGCTGTGACTACCCTATGAAAAAAGGGCAGCCACAAGAGGACTTAAATAGAGCAACAGAAGGATGAGATGACCACTTGTATCTGATGTGGATCTGCAGGATGTATCTGAAGGTAAGAGGTCTTGACTCAGGTGGAATTGGACTTAAGGGATGCTCAATACTTTACTATAGACCTAACTGAAATTGATGAAGGATGAGGCTAATCAATTTTCGAAATGTTAATTATAGTTTGTTCTGTAATCATTAAAGGTGCAAATAATGCATGGAATATGACTCAAAATCAATTGAAATGTTATCCATTTGTTTGTTCCCACCAGTTACACATGGTAACCATGGGCTATATGATGTGTCAATATAGTAATTTTACCTTGGTTTAacaaggaaagtcagttaagagtTAATTCTAACTTTCAATgagagcctaggaacagtgggttaattgcctgttcaggagtAGAACAACAGATtcataccttgtcagctcaaggatttgaacttgcaccctttcggttactagtccaccactctaaccactaggctaccctgccatagGATGACTGAAGATAAGAGTAAGCTATTTCGATTTCTCTGCAAACCTAATTTGCAGAAATTAATCCATAATCACCTCTGTTACTGAAAGACATCGTGATTTTCACAGAAGATtggtactgtgtgtactgagccCCATGCACATTTGTTCTTGACAAGCATATGCTAAAACAAGATATGATCAGTGCGATCAGACGTTTGTTTAACATATGGACCCGTCCTTATTTACAGTATGTGAGCACCACGGCAGGCAAGCAGGCTGCACTTTACTTTGATcagaacagaacacagcaggCAAGATTCggagagggccctggaggaaGTCTAATCCTATTgctgagagaaaaaaataaatccTCGGAGCCAAATGTCTCTCCAGAAATACCATGCCTGACCATCCAGAAAGCAGCCACCAGTTCACTCCATTAGCTACCACATCCCAGCTTATTAAGTTGAAACGGATGGTGCATGAGTGGTGGCTGCAGGGCAGGGATAGGTAACGTTGGAGGTAGTACACTCAGAGAGATGAGACCCCTTCAGGATCATTTACGATTACGGTTTTATATTTTCAGATGAAAAGAGTATACCTGGAGTAGGTTATGTGTAGTTAGTTTAGGACTAACTCAAATGTAGTGGTGTAACGATAATGTACAGACACGGTTGTGGGGACATATTCTTGTGACTGAATTGGTAAACAAATGTTGATGTTGTCAAATATGTTTTAATAATCAGCATATCTGTTTCTCATCCGAAAAAGAGAACTGTTCTGTAGCTATTGTCCCAGGGAACGTGGAGAGCTATGCCACTATTCAACCCCTTGGTGTGGGTGCGGGAGTGGCTGCGACAGAGCAGAGGCTCCTCCAGACTGGTGCTGGTGGTCGTGTGTGTTGCCCTGCTACTGGATAACATGCTGCTTACTGTTGTCGGTGAGTCCagacaacccacacacacacatacacacaaacacacactttcaaAAGTGCATGTGGCGTGTACCTTAGATCGGGCAGTGACATCTGCATTGAAAAAGGGACATCACACATTTCAATATTTAGCTGCAGGGCCAACAGTGCAGCTAGCGTGACCATGGCAATTGCCTTTACCTGGCCTGACTTCTTGAGCACACAGAGAATAACTTGGTGCGACAGAGAGCAGTGCGACCACATTCCCCCTCATGGAGTAGATCCACTGTGCCTCCCCGGCACTGAGACAAAAGGGTTGACCTCTCTTCCTTCCGCCTGCCTTTTAAAGTCCACAGTCTCCCCCAAACCCAAATgtgtcgtctctcctctctcacagtgcCCATCATCCCAACGTTTTTATATGCCCTTGACCACCCGACACAAGACCCCTTCATCCAGCCAAGCACACAGCGGCCATCTGAGGAGGGCTTCACATTGGCCTCAGTCCACTCCTTCTACGACAACACTTCCTACAGCCTCAGAGGCTCTGAGAGCAACCTGTCTGAGGCCCTCCTCTTCAACATCTCCAGAAACTCCACCCAGGTGAAAGGCAGCACATGCCAGGAGGACAGTGCCTTCTTGGACAAGGAGAATGTTCGTGTGGGACTCCTCTTTGCCTCCAAGGCTCTGGTGCAGCTTCTAGTCAACCCCTTCGTGGGTCCCCTGACCAACAGGTACATGTTCCGGCTTCACAGcaagtgttttttgtgtgtgacaAAATCACAGCTAGCTAGGACAGTGTTCAATatctaatttattgaaaatgaagaAATACAATACACACTGGTTCTAATCATATCCTTCTCTTTTTCCCCAAGGGTTGGATATCACATACCAATGTTTGCTGGCTTCATCATCATGTTTGTTTCAACAATAAGTATGCGTgcctgacactgacacacacttcTAACTTGTTACACACAGTTGATAATGAGATATAATTGAGGTAGTGATCTCTAATATACATACCATGACTGTTTCGCAACTCCAATGCGGCATCTTTAGATTTGATTTTATCTTACCACAGTGCAGTCATGGTAACGGAGGTTGTGTCTGGTGGTTGTCAGTGTTTGCCTTTTCAGGTACATACGCCTTGTTGTTTTTTGCTCGCTCTCTTCAGGGAATtggttcctctttctcctctgtggCAGGTACTGTGTGTGGacattgtgttttgtgtttcacAATAATATCCTAACTCCACAGTGTTGCAATAGAAATGGAACTATTTTGTCCTAGCATCTTAATGTCTAAGTGAAAAGCACGTCTTCTCCTGTAGGGCTGGGAATGTTGGCCAGTGTGTACACAAATGATGAGGAGAGAGGCGTAGCCATGGGGATCGCTCTGGGTGGATTGGCCATGGGAGTCCTCAGTGAGTTACTCTCCTTACTCCCCCTTTCTATGATCCTAGTGTTCtagtgtggctcagttggtagagcaagaCACTTGTAATGCCCAAGTTTTTGGTTCAATTCCCACTGTGGCCACctatatgaaaatgtatgtatgCACTACTACTGTAAGTTCCTTTTGATAAAATCATCTGCTAAATAGCAAATGGTTATGGTGAAACGTGTCTTATGCTACAACATGACAAACTTGAAGTGGAATATATGTAAAATCAGGTACTTTTTCTTGAAAATGTCTTTGACAGTTGGAGCGCCATTTGGCAGTGTGATGTATGAATTTGTGGGGAAGACTGCTCCTTTCTTAATCTTGGCTTTCCTTGCAGTATTTGATGGAggtaatcaaataaaaaatatttctTATAATATTATATCAAGAACTGATTTAATCTCAGTTGACTGTTTCAATACTGTTTATCTGTTACATGTTACATTACAGTGACCTTATTACATTGTAATTATTCCTGTAATTACAGTGTAACAAGTGTCGTAATCACTCAGTACAGTGTAATAATGAGTAATTACAATTCTCGTTGCACTTGTACAGTACGGTCTGTACTTACAATGTACTTACGGTTACTTAGGCTTAGTGTCGgtgctaaggttagggttatgctTAGTTCAGTGTAATATGAGGAATTACTATATTTGTTGTTACACTGTAATTACAGGAGCCGTTACAGAGTAATAAGGGCACTGTAACGTAAAGTTTTACCAGATTATCTCTTGTGGCTAACAATCAGAATGAACAGTTTAGACAGGCAAGCTGTTTGTATTGTTCGGAGAGGACAAGATATATTCTAGGAATGTTCCTTAATGCCAACTGACCGACTCTCTATACACACAGCGTTACAACTTCTTATACTTCAGCCATCAAAGATTTCACCAGGAGTGAGTATACTTTTACCATCTCTTTTGAGATTCATTTTTTTAATACACTCTCAAAATGAACATAACTGACTTGATCAATTCCCAATCACTTAAAATAGTGGGGCTTCATCTCAATTAATCATTCCTTGATTCCTCAAATGCTATGTCCAACCTCCCACCTCCACAAACCATTAGAGAAGAAAGCCTGAGGCGAGGGACGTTGGACCTTCTGTTCCAATACTGTAGAGTAGGAGGCGAGGAGCTAGGATGTGAGAAATCTCAAGATGCACCGAACAGAAGCCATCATTGCATTAAGTTACACATGCTGTCTTATTTTAGAATGTTGACGTTTCACAACTCCCTCACATTAGAAAAAACAGAcatttttttctctttctgtctcctccgGCTTAACATTTCACATTAACTTACAGAGTGTGGAGGGCACTCCTTTGCTGACCCTACTGAAGGACCCCTACATTCTCATAAGCGCAGGTGAGACTGGGCCTTGACTGTCAGAATAACAAACCAGAGAAGACGGCTAAACACAGAGGAAGTGTCCctaatgtcaccctattcccttttagtgcactacttttgaccaggccttatgggtgaagtagtgcactaaatagggattacattgccatttgggaagcatacATAGTCATAAAACAGAAGTGAGCTGACCTTGGTGCTTTGGTTTCAGGCTCTCTGTGCTTCGCCAACATGGGAGTTGCCATTCTGGAACCCACACTTCCCATCTGGATGATGCAGACCATGTGCTCTCCCAAATGGCAGCTTGGTACGTTCCTGTGTTGTCTTTTTCTTTACAATTAATATTTTAGATGGCAATCCTCTTTCCTGTGTCTGACAGTGATTTGCGTTTTATTTATAGGTATGGCTTTCCTACCAGCAAGCATTTCTTACCTTATTGGC harbors:
- the LOC135546186 gene encoding chromaffin granule amine transporter, with amino-acid sequence MPLFNPLVWVREWLRQSRGSSRLVLVVVCVALLLDNMLLTVVVPIIPTFLYALDHPTQDPFIQPSTQRPSEEGFTLASVHSFYDNTSYSLRGSESNLSEALLFNISRNSTQVKGSTCQEDSAFLDKENVRVGLLFASKALVQLLVNPFVGPLTNRVGYHIPMFAGFIIMFVSTIMFAFSGTYALLFFARSLQGIGSSFSSVAGLGMLASVYTNDEERGVAMGIALGGLAMGVLIGAPFGSVMYEFVGKTAPFLILAFLAVFDGALQLLILQPSKISPGSVEGTPLLTLLKDPYILISAGSLCFANMGVAILEPTLPIWMMQTMCSPKWQLGMAFLPASISYLIGTNLFGLLANKMGRWLCSMLGMFIVGISLLCVPFAKNIYGLIGPNAGLGFAIGMVDSSMMAIMGYLVDIRHASVYGSVYAIADVALCMGFAIGPSIGGSLVRAIGFPYLMVFIGIINIFYAPLCFFLRNPAIREEKMAIIDQECPLHRKSYNTQKECREFPLSDESEEETEE